TAAAcgattaaaaaaacaaaacacaTAAAATCAGATGCGAAATGACTTAAATGCCCCTTCCTCTTCATTCTTATCCGCTCGTCCTCTTCGTTGCTATCTGCTGTGCGGACAGAAGACCGGCGGCCGAGCACCGTCGCGGCCGCGCGCCCCTGCGCCCGCCAGCCATGGCGCTACGGCAAACCCGCGATGGCGGCCCTCGGCGACCTCGcccgccggtcatggcgctccggcAACCCTGCATCGGTGCGACGGTGGCCCTCGCGACCCCGCGCTCGCAAATACCGATGGGGGAGGCATGGCCGGCGGGCTcgcggcgcggcgggcgcggcgaggcGGGCGTTGCGGTGGGTGCGGCGGCTTGGCGGGCGCTGCAGCCATGCGAGTTCGCGGCGCGGCGGGTGCCGCTGGGCGGGCGTCGCGGCATGGCTGGCGGGTGCGCTGCGCGGCCCTCGTCCTTCGACAGCTGCTCCATGGCGCGCTCGAACTGCGCGACCAGCTCCGGGTCTAacagcgcctgctgctgctgctgctcgtcggCAGCTCCTCCTCTGCGCTCAGCCGGCGGCGACGTCCCGAACCGGGGCGTGACGTAGGAGCTCGGCGAGAAGATCTGCCCGCCTTGGCGCAGCCAGTCCGGCAGGCTGCCGGACTTGGAGATGGAGAGGTCGAACGCCGCCGTCGGCACATTTAGCTCGCCTAGCTGCCGCGCCCTCGCCCGCCTCTTGGCTCCAACGGTGGCCTTCGACCCAGACCCGCCTGATAGCTCTGCCTCCGCGGTCgaggccgtcgccgccgcgggcGCCGCCGTGGCTGTAGCGAGCTCCTCCTCCTGTTCGGTTGCCAGCGCGGTCGGTCGTTCTGACGGCGAGCCGCTCTCGCTCTGCGTCTGCTGTTGCTGCGTCAG
The nucleotide sequence above comes from Miscanthus floridulus cultivar M001 chromosome 18, ASM1932011v1, whole genome shotgun sequence. Encoded proteins:
- the LOC136522584 gene encoding uncharacterized protein — protein: MVLTQQQQTQSESGSPSERPTALATEQEEELATATAAPAAATASTAEAELSGGSGSKATVGAKRRARARQLGELNVPTAAFDLSISKSGSLPDWLRQGGQIFSPSSYVTPRFGTSPPAERRGGAADEQQQQQALLDPELVAQFERAMEQLSKDEGRAAHPPAMPRRPPSGTRRAANSHGCSARQAAAPTATPASPRPPRREPAGHASPIGICERGVARATVAPMQGCRSAMTGGRGRRGPPSRVCRSAMAGGRRGARPRRCSAAGLLSAQQIATKRTSG